In Sulfuracidifex metallicus DSM 6482 = JCM 9184, a single window of DNA contains:
- a CDS encoding SPFH domain-containing protein → MSLQFRGSVISTERENGTSMMAEDTIIFRYPKEEITSKSIIFVQPNELAVVVIQGQVQAVLPPGTHNVQSPQNPLSSFLSKMRYNGLPFDTIVYFCSSTRHEIRVVGNSQTQDLVPLIYEVAVYYRVTDPSKLVFNVQFGNNVFKDADLGRYISPMIDQEVSQVINFVKLAEIYSKFNDITTGVTAILKNFLAEIGIELISVRVIRLLPEDDELRRVIQLRDLGVDVEKAIRLYLAGSLASKNDPASVNMALGIPYYPNLSTLVNLPDNLIKVNLRGNEDEKKG, encoded by the coding sequence ATGTCTCTTCAATTTAGAGGTTCTGTAATTTCAACTGAAAGGGAGAACGGAACCTCAATGATGGCTGAAGATACCATAATTTTCCGTTATCCAAAGGAGGAGATAACCTCCAAGTCAATCATCTTCGTGCAGCCAAACGAACTTGCTGTTGTGGTAATTCAAGGGCAAGTTCAGGCTGTTTTGCCTCCTGGAACACATAACGTACAAAGTCCTCAGAATCCTTTATCGTCGTTCTTATCAAAAATGAGATATAACGGACTTCCTTTCGATACCATAGTGTATTTCTGTTCTTCGACGAGGCACGAAATAAGAGTAGTTGGGAACAGCCAAACTCAGGACTTAGTGCCATTGATTTACGAAGTCGCAGTGTATTATAGGGTAACAGATCCCTCAAAGTTGGTTTTCAATGTCCAATTTGGAAATAACGTGTTCAAGGATGCGGACTTAGGTAGATATATCTCTCCAATGATCGATCAGGAGGTAAGCCAAGTGATAAACTTCGTTAAGCTAGCGGAAATATATAGCAAGTTTAATGATATAACAACTGGAGTAACGGCTATATTGAAAAATTTCTTAGCAGAAATAGGAATTGAACTGATTTCTGTGAGGGTAATAAGGCTACTACCTGAGGACGATGAGTTGAGGAGAGTCATACAGCTACGCGACTTGGGAGTTGACGTTGAGAAGGCAATCAGGCTATACTTAGCAGGTTCCTTGGCTTCCAAGAACGATCCTGCTTCTGTAAATATGGCCTTAGGTATACCTTATTATCCAAACTTGTCTACTTTAGTTAACTTACCCGACAATCTAATTAAGGTAAACCTAAGGGGAAACGAAGATGAAAAGAAGGGCTGA
- a CDS encoding MFS transporter, with the protein MQQKSDFKWMYTALPFNASTGPLSTLITLEILRLHGNAINVGLAISLGNAILIPASIIWGLMADRYSRKYLILTSFAGTGASLLAIVFLNTIPLVSADYALSVFFSTAASTPMNLLIMATAEKKKWASAFSRLSMVSSIGMLLGLIISSVAVNFVPLILVIQIMGLLSIISLILGLKLIPRSPIRVERVAMVHHRESFSTRIRMLPLFFLHLPQLAHFKMFSIRRLRRRPVNYIPMLYLGIVAFYFSSGLFNTVYPAGLYTLGVSSSIVLAVISLGMVAQTLTFYFAGKAIEERGEKLVASFSLLVRGLSYVIMGISTLATTGAMVVINSLFYPLAAGFAYSLYYSSSTTMIFKVVGERRQGTGLGVYSTVVGIALLLGSLTSGYVSHFLGYAVDFSIAGGILLMDALLFSKLEEG; encoded by the coding sequence ATTCAACAGAAATCTGACTTCAAATGGATGTATACCGCTTTGCCTTTCAACGCATCTACGGGACCCCTATCCACGCTGATCACACTTGAGATACTTCGTCTTCACGGCAACGCCATAAATGTAGGTTTAGCAATATCCTTGGGAAATGCTATCCTTATACCAGCTTCTATAATTTGGGGTTTGATGGCAGATAGATACAGTAGAAAGTACCTAATTTTGACTAGTTTCGCAGGAACTGGAGCTTCCCTTTTAGCTATAGTGTTCCTGAATACTATCCCTTTAGTTTCTGCAGATTATGCGTTATCGGTCTTCTTTAGCACCGCGGCAAGTACCCCAATGAACCTCTTAATTATGGCAACTGCAGAAAAGAAGAAATGGGCTTCCGCATTTTCCAGACTTTCAATGGTGTCATCAATAGGCATGTTGTTGGGTTTGATAATATCCAGTGTGGCGGTTAACTTCGTTCCTCTCATACTGGTTATTCAAATAATGGGTTTGTTGTCCATTATTTCTCTCATTCTAGGCCTAAAGCTTATTCCAAGGTCTCCAATAAGGGTCGAAAGAGTCGCAATGGTTCATCATAGGGAATCTTTCTCAACCAGAATAAGAATGCTGCCTCTATTCTTTCTGCATTTACCTCAATTAGCACACTTTAAAATGTTCTCTATAAGGAGACTGAGGAGAAGACCGGTAAACTATATACCGATGTTGTACTTAGGAATAGTAGCGTTCTATTTCAGTAGTGGATTATTTAACACTGTATATCCCGCAGGGCTTTACACTCTAGGAGTAAGTAGCTCAATAGTCCTTGCCGTGATTTCGCTGGGAATGGTAGCTCAAACCCTGACTTTTTACTTCGCAGGTAAAGCTATAGAGGAAAGAGGAGAAAAACTTGTTGCTTCTTTCTCCTTGCTGGTTAGAGGTTTATCGTATGTTATAATGGGAATATCAACGCTTGCCACAACGGGAGCTATGGTAGTTATAAACTCCCTGTTTTATCCACTTGCTGCCGGATTCGCTTATTCTCTTTATTACTCATCCTCAACCACAATGATATTTAAGGTAGTGGGAGAGAGAAGACAAGGAACTGGATTAGGGGTTTATAGTACAGTGGTTGGAATAGCACTTCTGTTAGGCTCGTTAACTTCTGGTTATGTGAGTCACTTCTTAGGCTACGCGGTGGACTTTTCCATTGCAGGAGGAATCCTGTTAATGGACGCTTTACTATTCTCTAAGCTGGAGGAAGGTTAA
- a CDS encoding EVE domain-containing protein gives MTYWIVPIQEDMWDVILSEGIYGYKEDISNYIKNGDYLVIYVSKYYAKKYGGKLVGVVKAVSDWFKDETPIYPEEKIRNKGIFIYRIKVEPMVIGVCDFKLILDQIVFIEDKSQVAKYLRNAPANMKRPIPESDGKIIEQCLKEERGK, from the coding sequence GTGACTTACTGGATCGTACCAATCCAAGAGGACATGTGGGACGTGATACTCTCTGAAGGGATTTACGGTTACAAGGAGGATATAAGCAATTACATTAAGAACGGAGACTACCTAGTCATTTACGTGAGCAAGTACTATGCCAAGAAATATGGGGGTAAACTTGTTGGGGTAGTGAAGGCTGTATCAGATTGGTTTAAGGACGAAACTCCCATTTATCCAGAAGAGAAGATCAGAAACAAGGGAATATTCATCTATAGAATTAAGGTAGAGCCTATGGTCATAGGAGTTTGCGATTTCAAGCTAATACTTGATCAGATAGTTTTCATCGAAGATAAATCCCAAGTGGCAAAGTACCTACGCAACGCTCCAGCTAACATGAAGAGACCCATACCGGAAAGCGATGGAAAGATAATAGAACAGTGTCTAAAGGAAGAAAGGGGTAAATGA